The following are encoded together in the Actinoplanes sp. N902-109 genome:
- a CDS encoding PTS transporter subunit EIIC has product MTARVQRFGGYLSGMVMPNIAAFIAWGLITALFFENGWLPDERFAALIDPMSHLLLPVLIGYTGGRMVHGQRGAVVGAVATIGLVVGSPVPMFFGAMLLGPFTAWVLKLFDGLTANRIRAGFEMLIDNFSAGIIGALAALAGALAVGPVMRVFTAAAGNGVRFLVEHHLLPASAVLIEPAKVLFLNNAVNHGVLGPLGVAESAGTGRSVLFMLETNPGPGLGILLAYLLFGPRTLRPSVPAAMAIQFLGGIHEIYFPYVLMKPAMVLAAISGGAAGILTFLVTGAGLVATPSPGSIFAYLAETPRGGYVGVLAGVAVAAAVSFVVGSLLLGFGRLAHPEQSRPQGRPGRARESHLARTEEDS; this is encoded by the coding sequence GTGACGGCCCGGGTCCAGCGGTTCGGCGGCTATCTGTCGGGCATGGTGATGCCGAACATCGCCGCGTTCATCGCCTGGGGTTTGATCACCGCGCTGTTCTTCGAGAACGGCTGGCTGCCCGACGAACGCTTCGCGGCGCTGATCGACCCCATGTCGCACCTGCTGCTGCCGGTGCTGATCGGCTACACCGGCGGCCGGATGGTGCACGGGCAGCGCGGTGCGGTGGTCGGCGCGGTCGCCACCATCGGCCTGGTCGTCGGCTCGCCCGTCCCGATGTTCTTCGGCGCGATGCTGCTCGGCCCGTTCACCGCATGGGTGCTCAAGCTCTTCGACGGGCTGACCGCCAACCGCATCCGTGCGGGGTTCGAGATGCTGATCGACAACTTCAGCGCCGGCATCATCGGTGCCCTGGCCGCGCTGGCCGGGGCACTGGCGGTCGGCCCGGTCATGCGGGTCTTCACCGCGGCGGCCGGGAACGGCGTGCGCTTCCTCGTCGAGCACCACCTGCTGCCCGCGTCGGCCGTGCTGATCGAACCGGCCAAGGTGCTGTTCCTCAACAACGCGGTCAACCACGGCGTGCTCGGCCCGCTGGGCGTCGCGGAGTCGGCCGGGACCGGCCGGTCGGTCCTGTTCATGCTCGAGACCAACCCCGGTCCCGGCCTCGGCATCCTGCTGGCGTACCTGCTCTTCGGGCCCAGGACGCTGCGGCCCAGCGTCCCGGCCGCGATGGCGATCCAGTTCCTCGGCGGCATCCACGAGATCTATTTCCCGTACGTGCTGATGAAGCCGGCCATGGTGCTGGCCGCCATCTCCGGTGGCGCCGCCGGCATCCTCACGTTCCTGGTGACCGGCGCCGGCCTGGTCGCCACCCCGTCGCCGGGCAGCATCTTCGCCTATCTCGCCGAGACCCCGCGCGGTGGTTATGTCGGCGTGCTCGCCGGCGTCGCCGTGGCCGCCGCGGTGTCGTTCGTGGTGGGTTCGCTGCTGCTCGGCTTCGGCCGGTTGGCGCACCCCGAGCAGAGCCGGCCGCAGGGCCGGCCGGGCCGCGCGCGGGAGAGCCACCTGGCCCGCACCGAGGAGGATTCGTGA